A portion of the Deltaproteobacteria bacterium genome contains these proteins:
- a CDS encoding amidohydrolase family protein encodes MSAGGWRRPTVQAQPSEEADLVLLNGKIITVDATDSIAQAVAVKDGLISKVGSNLQVRALAGRGTKLMFLNGKTVTPGLIDAHNHLAVYGQVEHDFVNLRPPVDSIAEIVALIAERVGQVQPGEWVIGDGFFTLTDGRVPTRWDIDPVSPNNPVFLNSIGGHFATANSQALAIAGIDADTPNPVGGIIEKHPETGQPTGRLWNHPAMDLVRAYFPPLTVEGLVAAIKFAQDRFVAEGITTFEDVNTRGLVRLQAYEQAEDELKLRGYLLFTIERAQDAAIAIQQTHVFARPMLAYGGSKFLLDGQAPTSYTYEPHPGPSYDLPTWDPDTLKAVVKRLHQAGHQIAFHVMGDRAIDLALDAIEEALIETPRADHRHRLEHAAIPTAAAIERIKRLGVVVSTQPHVLYESGESLVSTWGPERAERLMPLRSFLDQGIGLALGSDFPTVPELSPQLTLWAAVTRQIKSGAVLTPNERITIREALRAHTMGSAYAAFEDNLKGSIEEGKFADFDVWSGDLYSVAADQIRNLKTVATIIGGKIVYLAGDVSGDGVVRTDDLVQLLRFLLQLDEPSEAQQIAADVNADNVLDMADVPTMIAAMFGAV; translated from the coding sequence ATGTCTGCAGGCGGGTGGCGACGCCCCACGGTGCAGGCGCAGCCCTCCGAGGAGGCCGACCTGGTCCTGCTGAACGGCAAGATCATCACCGTCGACGCCACCGACTCCATCGCGCAGGCAGTCGCCGTCAAGGACGGTCTGATCTCCAAGGTGGGGTCGAACTTGCAGGTGCGGGCGCTGGCTGGGCGCGGGACCAAGCTCATGTTCCTCAATGGCAAGACGGTTACGCCGGGGTTGATCGACGCGCACAACCACCTCGCCGTCTATGGTCAGGTGGAGCACGATTTCGTCAACCTGCGCCCACCGGTAGACTCGATCGCCGAGATTGTGGCGCTCATCGCCGAGCGCGTCGGCCAGGTGCAACCGGGCGAATGGGTCATTGGCGACGGCTTCTTCACCTTGACCGATGGGCGCGTCCCCACCCGTTGGGACATCGACCCGGTGTCACCCAACAATCCGGTCTTCCTCAACAGCATCGGCGGCCACTTCGCCACGGCTAACAGTCAAGCCCTGGCCATTGCCGGCATCGATGCCGATACGCCGAACCCGGTTGGTGGCATCATCGAGAAGCACCCGGAAACGGGCCAGCCCACCGGGCGGCTGTGGAACCATCCGGCGATGGATCTGGTGCGGGCGTATTTCCCGCCGCTCACGGTCGAGGGCCTGGTAGCCGCCATCAAGTTCGCCCAGGACCGATTTGTCGCGGAGGGGATCACCACCTTCGAGGACGTGAACACCCGCGGCTTGGTGCGCTTGCAGGCCTATGAACAGGCGGAGGACGAGCTGAAGCTGCGCGGCTACTTGCTGTTCACCATCGAGCGGGCACAGGATGCGGCCATCGCGATCCAGCAAACGCATGTGTTCGCGCGCCCGATGCTGGCATACGGCGGCAGCAAGTTCCTACTCGACGGGCAGGCACCGACCTCGTACACCTACGAGCCACATCCCGGACCTTCGTACGACCTGCCCACCTGGGATCCCGACACGCTGAAGGCCGTGGTAAAGCGTCTCCACCAGGCCGGGCATCAGATTGCCTTTCACGTCATGGGCGACCGCGCCATCGACCTGGCGCTCGACGCGATCGAAGAGGCGCTCATTGAAACCCCGCGCGCCGATCACCGGCACCGCCTCGAACATGCCGCCATCCCCACCGCCGCGGCAATCGAACGCATCAAGAGACTGGGGGTAGTGGTGTCAACGCAGCCCCATGTCCTCTACGAAAGCGGCGAGTCATTGGTCAGCACCTGGGGGCCCGAGCGCGCGGAGCGGCTCATGCCGCTGCGGAGCTTCTTGGACCAAGGCATAGGGCTCGCGCTCGGGTCGGACTTTCCCACCGTGCCGGAACTGTCGCCGCAGCTGACGCTGTGGGCAGCGGTGACGCGCCAGATCAAGAGCGGTGCGGTGCTGACGCCGAATGAGCGGATCACGATCCGCGAAGCGTTGCGCGCCCACACCATGGGATCGGCTTACGCGGCATTTGAAGACAACCTCAAGGGCTCGATTGAGGAGGGCAAGTTCGCGGATTTCGACGTGTGGTCGGGGGATCTGTACTCGGTCGCGGCAGATCAGATCCGCAATCTGAAGACCGTCGCCACGATCATCGGCGGCAAGATCGTGTACCTGGCCGGTGATGTGAGCGGGGACGGTGTGGTGCGTACCGACGATCTGGTCCAGCTGTTGCGCTTCCTGTTGCAGCTCGATGAGCCGTCGGAGGCCCAGCAGATCGCCGCCGACGTCAACGCGGACAACGTGCTCGACATGGCCGACGTGCCCACCATGATCGCGGCCATGTTTGGGGCAGTCTGA
- the ilvC gene encoding ketol-acid reductoisomerase: MNVYSDSDADLQFLHGKKIAVIGYGSQGHAHANNLRDSNLDVVVGLRRDGGSWAKAAAAGLPVMETAAAAQAADVIMVLLPDEQGGEIYQRDIAPGLRDGKYLAFAHGFNIRFGQIVPPAGVNVFMVAPKGPGHQVRSEFQKGRGVPCLLALHRDPSRDTKQVALAYAKGIGATRAAVIETSFKEETETDLFGEQSVLCGGLTELIRAGFETLTAAGYAPEMAYFECVHEVKLIADLIYERGIAGMHSLISNTAEYGDMTRGKQVIGPQARQAMKQILADIQSGKFADEWITEYRCGMPHFKELRREAENHPIEKAGAKVRALIPWLAPGR; encoded by the coding sequence CTGAACGTTTATTCCGACAGCGACGCCGATCTTCAGTTCCTCCACGGCAAGAAGATCGCGGTTATCGGATACGGCAGCCAAGGCCACGCCCACGCCAACAACCTGCGCGACAGCAATCTTGACGTGGTCGTCGGGCTGCGGCGCGACGGCGGCTCGTGGGCGAAAGCAGCTGCGGCCGGGCTGCCGGTGATGGAAACGGCCGCTGCGGCGCAGGCGGCCGACGTGATCATGGTGCTGCTGCCGGACGAGCAAGGCGGCGAGATCTACCAGCGCGACATCGCCCCTGGCCTGCGCGACGGCAAGTACCTGGCCTTCGCCCATGGCTTCAACATCCGCTTCGGGCAGATCGTGCCGCCGGCCGGCGTCAACGTCTTCATGGTGGCCCCAAAAGGACCGGGGCATCAGGTCCGCAGCGAATTCCAGAAAGGCCGCGGCGTTCCTTGCCTGCTCGCGCTGCACCGGGACCCCTCACGCGACACCAAGCAAGTCGCCCTGGCCTACGCCAAGGGCATCGGCGCTACCCGCGCCGCAGTGATCGAAACCAGCTTCAAGGAAGAGACGGAGACCGATCTCTTCGGCGAGCAATCCGTGCTCTGCGGCGGGCTGACCGAGCTGATTCGCGCCGGCTTCGAAACTCTGACGGCCGCCGGCTACGCGCCCGAAATGGCGTACTTCGAGTGTGTGCACGAGGTCAAGCTCATCGCCGATCTCATTTACGAGCGCGGCATCGCTGGCATGCACTCCTTGATCAGCAACACCGCCGAGTACGGAGACATGACCCGGGGCAAGCAGGTCATCGGCCCGCAGGCGCGCCAGGCGATGAAGCAGATCCTGGCCGACATCCAAAGCGGCAAGTTCGCCGATGAATGGATCACCGAGTACCGCTGCGGCATGCCACACTTCAAGGAGCTGCGCCGGGAAGCCGAGAATCACCCGATCGAGAAGGCCGGGGCCAAGGTCCGCGCCCTGATCCCCTGGCTCGCTCCTGGCCGGTAG
- a CDS encoding SDR family NAD(P)-dependent oxidoreductase, translating to MDAFRDRVAVITGGAGGIGMAMARAFAARGAKLVLADLDEAALARATGELTAAGAQVLGVATDVTQLASIGALAEAARRRFGAVHIVCNNAGIAIFGEVRQATHQDWEFTMGVNFWGVVHGVETFVPLLIEQGAGGHIVNTASMAGLVGMQWLGIYCASKFAVVGLSEALQRELKPHGIGVSVLCPMIVATDINANSMRMRPKRLRNPGQDAPVAESNPPAEVPADGLKGGVIQPEEVGRRVVRAIDRGDLYIVTHPEQREFLRRRAAKLDAMFEEGNW from the coding sequence ATGGATGCATTTCGTGACCGGGTTGCGGTCATCACCGGCGGTGCGGGCGGTATCGGTATGGCGATGGCGCGCGCGTTTGCCGCGCGCGGTGCCAAGCTGGTGCTCGCCGACCTCGATGAGGCGGCGCTGGCCCGCGCCACCGGCGAGCTCACGGCCGCGGGCGCGCAGGTGCTCGGTGTCGCCACCGACGTCACTCAGCTCGCCAGTATCGGCGCGCTCGCCGAGGCGGCGCGCCGGCGCTTCGGCGCGGTTCACATCGTCTGCAACAATGCCGGCATCGCCATCTTCGGCGAGGTGCGGCAAGCCACCCACCAAGACTGGGAGTTCACCATGGGGGTGAACTTCTGGGGCGTGGTGCACGGGGTGGAGACCTTCGTGCCGCTGTTGATCGAGCAAGGCGCCGGCGGTCACATCGTCAACACCGCTTCGATGGCCGGGCTGGTCGGTATGCAATGGCTGGGGATCTACTGCGCCTCGAAGTTCGCCGTGGTCGGGTTGAGCGAAGCATTGCAGCGCGAGCTGAAGCCGCACGGCATCGGCGTCAGCGTGTTGTGCCCGATGATCGTGGCGACCGACATCAACGCCAACTCGATGCGCATGCGCCCAAAACGTCTGCGCAACCCCGGCCAGGATGCACCCGTCGCCGAGAGCAACCCGCCGGCTGAGGTTCCCGCCGACGGCCTGAAAGGTGGCGTCATCCAGCCCGAAGAAGTTGGCCGGCGAGTGGTGCGCGCCATCGATCGCGGCGACCTCTACATCGTGACGCACCCGGAGCAACGCGAGTTCTTACGGCGGCGGGCCGCCAAGCTCGACGCCATGTTCGAGGAGGGCAACTGGTGA
- a CDS encoding lipase chaperone has product MAAAIALMLAGARLLRSTNQRSSQLVRSESASARPAHMARRPLAAARSAPLRERPTPEPEQPPAQLPASLQGTEVDGWLGVDENGHLVVTPGLRWFFDYFLSASGEESPARLRSRLVTEIEKRLPPSGAGEAVALLDRYLSYREQVRALAQAGAAEELEQRLDELHRIRVDTFGEADATALFGEEETVQRLDVQRRRVLADTTLAPAERERQLAELEQQLPEPISSGRREALAVLALGREEQQLREAGASADEVRALREQHFGRDAAERLDALDREEAEWRRRLDDYRTEKHRLDTDATLTAAAREQALAALRAEHFSAEEQLRVEALDRMEAVSP; this is encoded by the coding sequence ATGGCGGCCGCCATCGCTTTGATGCTCGCTGGTGCCCGGCTGCTACGATCTACCAACCAGCGCTCGTCACAACTTGTCAGGTCCGAGAGCGCCTCGGCACGCCCGGCGCATATGGCGCGCCGGCCGCTGGCAGCCGCGCGCTCGGCGCCGTTGCGTGAGCGCCCCACGCCGGAGCCTGAGCAGCCCCCGGCGCAGCTGCCGGCTTCGCTGCAAGGAACCGAGGTCGACGGCTGGCTCGGCGTGGATGAGAACGGGCATCTGGTCGTCACGCCGGGCCTGCGCTGGTTCTTCGATTACTTCTTGAGCGCCAGCGGTGAGGAGTCGCCGGCTCGCCTGCGTAGCCGGCTCGTCACCGAAATCGAAAAGCGACTGCCGCCAAGCGGGGCGGGCGAGGCGGTGGCGCTGCTCGATCGTTATCTCTCGTACCGCGAGCAGGTGCGGGCGCTGGCGCAAGCGGGTGCAGCCGAGGAGCTGGAGCAACGCCTCGACGAGTTACATCGGATTCGCGTGGACACCTTCGGCGAGGCGGATGCCACGGCCCTGTTCGGCGAGGAGGAAACCGTCCAGCGACTCGACGTGCAGCGGCGCCGGGTGCTGGCGGACACCACGCTGGCGCCGGCGGAGCGCGAGCGCCAGCTAGCCGAGCTCGAGCAACAACTGCCCGAGCCGATTAGCAGCGGGCGGCGCGAAGCACTGGCGGTGCTGGCGCTCGGCCGCGAAGAGCAGCAACTGCGCGAGGCGGGAGCGTCAGCCGACGAAGTTCGGGCACTGCGCGAGCAGCATTTCGGACGCGACGCCGCCGAGCGACTGGACGCGCTCGATCGCGAAGAAGCCGAGTGGCGGCGCCGGCTGGATGACTACCGTACCGAGAAACATCGCCTCGATACCGATGCCACGCTGACGGCCGCAGCGCGGGAGCAAGCGCTGGCGGCCCTGCGCGCCGAGCATTTCAGCGCCGAAGAGCAGTTGCGGGTGGAAGCACTCGATCGGATGGAGGCCGTAAGCCCGTAA
- a CDS encoding triacylglycerol lipase yields the protein MRTGLRASAVALALLGMIAMAARPAGALCWYWWDGCSYTKTNYPIVLAHGMAGFDELFGVYEYWYNIPWALQDGGAKVYVTQVSQFNQTEQRGEQLLAQVKQIIAVSGKAKVHLIGHSHGGLDVRYVAAVRPDLVASVTSVGSPHKGADLANYLRSHVSGGSFTEDVLAYFANSLGTVLGLLSGSSNPQDAVAALDSLTSTGLAAFNAKYPRGVPTTACGSGAASVGGVRYYSWSGTGILTNALDVSDPALGLSSFFYSEANDGLVGRCSSHLGTVLRDNYFMNHLDEVNQVLGLTSAFESDPKTVFRAHANRLKNAGL from the coding sequence ATGCGGACAGGGTTGAGGGCGTCGGCGGTTGCGCTGGCGCTGCTGGGGATGATTGCCATGGCGGCGCGGCCGGCGGGGGCGCTGTGCTGGTACTGGTGGGACGGGTGCTCGTACACCAAGACCAACTACCCGATCGTGTTGGCGCACGGCATGGCCGGCTTCGACGAGCTGTTTGGGGTCTACGAGTACTGGTACAACATTCCGTGGGCATTGCAGGACGGCGGCGCGAAGGTCTACGTCACGCAAGTCAGTCAGTTCAACCAGACCGAGCAACGCGGCGAGCAGTTGCTGGCCCAGGTCAAGCAGATCATCGCGGTCAGCGGCAAAGCCAAGGTACACTTGATCGGCCACAGCCACGGCGGGCTCGACGTGCGCTACGTCGCCGCGGTGCGCCCGGACCTGGTGGCCTCCGTCACCAGCGTCGGTAGCCCGCACAAGGGCGCCGACTTGGCCAACTACTTGCGCAGCCATGTCTCGGGCGGGTCGTTCACTGAAGACGTGCTGGCCTACTTCGCCAACTCGCTCGGCACCGTGCTCGGGTTGCTCTCCGGCAGCAGCAATCCGCAGGACGCCGTGGCCGCGCTCGACTCGCTGACGAGCACGGGTCTGGCAGCGTTCAACGCCAAGTATCCGCGCGGCGTACCGACCACTGCTTGCGGCAGCGGCGCCGCCAGCGTCGGTGGTGTGCGCTACTACTCGTGGTCGGGTACGGGCATACTGACCAACGCGCTCGATGTCTCCGACCCGGCCTTGGGGCTGTCTTCGTTCTTCTACAGCGAGGCCAACGACGGGCTGGTCGGCCGTTGCAGCTCGCACCTGGGCACCGTGCTGCGCGACAACTACTTTATGAATCACCTCGATGAGGTGAACCAGGTGCTCGGGCTGACTTCAGCCTTTGAAAGCGATCCCAAGACGGTCTTCCGCGCTCACGCCAATCGGCTGAAGAACGCGGGGCTCTAG
- the tsaB gene encoding tRNA (adenosine(37)-N6)-threonylcarbamoyltransferase complex dimerization subunit type 1 TsaB, producing MWLLGIDTATWTASVGIARDAEAVAERTRRTESSHAPTLIPLIAEVLSAAGITMSDVGAVAVSAGPGSFTGLRIGLGTAKGLAYANRARIVAVPTLAALARAAGPRDGTVCSILDARKGELYAAAFYWRNGGLVECVPAQVVTPQQLPRIITSPCTFIGDGVEPFGDRLRELFGDGATLMSLDQAPPAGAVVAQMGWERLSAGVDDALASLEPHYARPSEAERKAG from the coding sequence GTGTGGCTACTCGGAATTGATACGGCCACTTGGACAGCGAGTGTTGGTATTGCTCGCGACGCCGAGGCCGTCGCCGAGCGCACCCGGCGCACCGAAAGCAGTCACGCGCCGACGCTCATCCCGCTGATCGCGGAGGTTTTGTCTGCTGCTGGCATCACGATGAGTGATGTCGGGGCCGTAGCAGTCTCAGCCGGTCCGGGTTCGTTCACCGGGCTGCGCATCGGCCTCGGCACGGCCAAGGGGCTGGCCTACGCCAACCGTGCCCGAATTGTAGCGGTCCCGACATTGGCGGCGCTGGCACGCGCCGCGGGGCCGCGTGACGGCACCGTGTGCAGCATCCTCGATGCGCGTAAAGGCGAACTCTACGCCGCCGCCTTTTATTGGCGCAACGGTGGGCTCGTCGAGTGCGTGCCGGCACAGGTTGTCACTCCGCAACAGCTGCCGCGGATCATCACCTCGCCGTGCACTTTCATCGGCGATGGCGTCGAGCCGTTCGGCGATCGCTTGCGCGAGCTGTTCGGCGACGGGGCCACGCTTATGTCATTGGACCAAGCCCCTCCGGCCGGCGCGGTGGTGGCGCAGATGGGCTGGGAGCGGCTCAGCGCCGGCGTCGATGATGCATTGGCGAGTCTGGAGCCGCACTACGCACGGCCCTCGGAGGCCGAGCGCAAGGCTGGTTAA
- a CDS encoding DUF465 domain-containing protein — protein sequence MEKHEEELIRSLLETDAELRRYYEEHLALEKQLATYQHKHYLTPEEEVEKKRLQKLKLAGKDHIAEILNKHRSH from the coding sequence ATGGAGAAACACGAGGAAGAATTGATTCGCAGCCTGCTGGAAACGGACGCCGAGCTGCGCCGTTACTACGAGGAACACCTCGCGCTCGAAAAGCAGCTCGCCACCTATCAGCACAAACACTACCTCACCCCCGAAGAAGAGGTGGAGAAGAAGCGGCTGCAGAAACTCAAACTAGCAGGTAAGGACCATATCGCCGAGATCCTCAACAAACACCGTTCTCACTGA
- a CDS encoding isoprenyl transferase: MARLPRHVAIIMDGNGRWAQQRGLSRVEGHKCGKDSVRAVVEAARDLGIEYLSLYAFSTENWQRPRSEVSALMGLLRRYLRTELKKMIERDIRLIAIGDRSRLPAAVQRYLSEDIEATKNNRGMTVILAVSYGARADIVQAAQALAHECAAGRLEPDRIDETMISEHLSTVGIPDPDLLIRTSGEMRVSNFYLWQIAYSEIYITETLWPDFREREFCQALAEYQQRERRFGRVAQSGEQRERLRAAR; this comes from the coding sequence ATGGCGCGTCTGCCCCGCCACGTCGCGATCATCATGGACGGTAACGGGCGCTGGGCGCAGCAGCGTGGCCTCAGTCGCGTCGAAGGGCACAAGTGCGGCAAGGACTCGGTGCGCGCCGTGGTCGAAGCGGCCCGCGACCTCGGTATCGAGTACCTCAGTCTGTACGCCTTCTCCACCGAGAACTGGCAGCGGCCTCGCAGCGAGGTCAGCGCCCTGATGGGGTTGCTGCGGCGTTACCTGCGCACCGAACTCAAGAAGATGATAGAGCGCGACATCCGCCTGATTGCGATCGGCGACAGGTCCCGCCTGCCCGCCGCCGTGCAACGCTACCTGTCCGAGGATATCGAAGCCACCAAGAACAACCGCGGCATGACCGTCATCCTTGCCGTCAGTTACGGCGCCCGCGCCGACATCGTGCAGGCGGCGCAAGCTCTGGCGCACGAGTGCGCCGCCGGGCGGCTCGAGCCCGACCGGATTGATGAAACCATGATCAGTGAGCATCTCAGTACGGTAGGTATTCCCGACCCCGATCTGCTGATTCGGACCAGCGGCGAGATGCGGGTCTCCAACTTCTACCTGTGGCAGATCGCTTACAGCGAGATTTACATCACCGAGACGCTGTGGCCGGACTTCCGCGAGCGGGAGTTCTGCCAGGCGCTGGCCGAGTACCAGCAGCGCGAGCGCCGCTTTGGGCGCGTGGCCCAGTCCGGCGAGCAAAGGGAACGGCTGCGTGCTGCGCGCTAG
- the ilvN gene encoding acetolactate synthase small subunit — translation MRHTISVLVENEFGVLSRIAGLFSGRGFNIESLTVAETLDPTVSRLTLVTRGDDKVLEQITKQLNKQISVIKVIDFLETKHVERELALIKVSASEKTRAEVMNIVDIFRAKVIDVGPQGYIVELTGDEEKINAIIELLRPIGIKEIARTGKVAMHRGVQLLTESEDKEKAA, via the coding sequence ATGCGCCACACCATCTCTGTTTTGGTCGAGAACGAATTCGGCGTCCTCTCCCGCATCGCCGGGTTGTTCAGCGGGCGCGGGTTCAACATCGAGAGCCTGACAGTCGCCGAAACGCTCGACCCCACCGTGTCGCGGCTGACGCTGGTGACACGCGGCGACGATAAGGTGCTCGAACAAATCACCAAACAACTCAACAAGCAGATCAGCGTCATCAAGGTCATCGACTTCCTCGAAACCAAGCACGTCGAGCGCGAGTTGGCCCTGATCAAGGTTAGCGCCAGTGAAAAGACCCGGGCCGAGGTGATGAATATCGTCGACATCTTCCGCGCCAAGGTGATCGACGTCGGCCCCCAGGGCTACATCGTCGAGCTCACCGGTGACGAGGAGAAGATCAACGCCATCATCGAGTTGCTGCGTCCGATCGGCATCAAGGAGATCGCCCGCACCGGCAAGGTCGCCATGCACCGGGGCGTGCAGCTCCTCACTGAAAGTGAGGACAAGGAGAAGGCGGCCTGA
- the rseP gene encoding RIP metalloprotease RseP, with product MLASLLPAVIVLGFLILVHELGHFLVAKRVGVRVLRFSIGFGPRLFGWRRGDTDYQLSAIPLGGYVKMEGEDSDEELDEARKLVSFSHKPVSRRFAIVFAGPATNLFFAFVIFCVTFVAFGVRTPSNQAKIGGLSPNMPAVQAGLEVGDVVRAVGERNVTTWEELSQAIRQSGGRTLTLTIARAGEQRQITVTPKEVPNRTMFGEELEGQVYLIGIEPGVDVSNVGTLEAIGMAGEQTVVWTGTILVGLAKMVAGKIPTREIGGPIEIVRQAGRQASMGIEFLLMFTAVISINLGVLNLLPIPVLDGGHLFFFAIEALLGRPIELRYRELAQQVGLFVLIALMLFAFYNDLTRVLQG from the coding sequence ATGCTCGCCAGCCTTTTGCCCGCTGTAATCGTTTTGGGTTTTCTCATCCTGGTCCATGAACTCGGTCACTTCCTGGTCGCCAAGCGCGTTGGAGTGCGAGTGCTGCGCTTTTCCATCGGGTTCGGCCCGCGGTTGTTCGGTTGGCGCCGCGGCGACACCGACTACCAACTCAGCGCGATTCCGCTCGGTGGCTACGTCAAGATGGAGGGCGAGGACTCGGACGAGGAATTGGACGAAGCCAGGAAGCTGGTGTCGTTCTCGCACAAGCCGGTGAGTCGCCGCTTCGCCATCGTCTTCGCCGGGCCGGCCACCAACCTCTTCTTTGCCTTCGTCATCTTCTGCGTCACTTTCGTCGCCTTCGGCGTACGCACGCCGAGCAACCAGGCCAAGATCGGCGGCCTCTCGCCCAACATGCCGGCCGTCCAAGCCGGGCTGGAGGTTGGCGATGTGGTGCGCGCGGTCGGCGAGCGCAACGTGACCACCTGGGAGGAACTCTCGCAGGCCATTCGTCAAAGCGGCGGGCGCACGCTGACGCTGACCATCGCTCGCGCCGGCGAGCAACGCCAGATCACAGTCACACCCAAAGAGGTCCCCAACCGGACGATGTTCGGCGAGGAACTCGAAGGCCAGGTCTATCTCATCGGTATCGAGCCGGGCGTCGACGTGAGCAATGTCGGCACGCTCGAAGCCATCGGAATGGCCGGGGAGCAGACCGTGGTCTGGACCGGCACCATCCTGGTCGGCCTCGCCAAGATGGTCGCCGGCAAGATTCCGACCCGCGAGATCGGCGGGCCGATCGAGATCGTCCGCCAAGCCGGCCGTCAGGCGTCGATGGGAATCGAGTTTCTGCTGATGTTCACGGCCGTGATCAGCATCAACCTAGGGGTACTGAACCTGTTACCGATTCCGGTGCTCGACGGCGGACACTTGTTCTTCTTCGCCATCGAGGCGCTGCTGGGCCGGCCGATTGAGCTGCGCTACCGTGAGCTGGCGCAACAGGTGGGCCTGTTCGTGCTGATTGCCCTCATGCTGTTTGCTTTCTACAACGACCTCACCCGCGTGCTGCAAGGCTGA
- a CDS encoding phosphatidate cytidylyltransferase has protein sequence MLRARLATAGVVIPLLIVVILYAPPWLFAAVVGGIAAFGVVEYFAMAFPAQLGNRVFGIAMGWMFVGAMASASPEWVAMAMVIALVVGLSWTLLARPDFEKGLADLGFTFLGAAYVGVLLPYFIWLWREPQGPYWVIFLLAVAMAGDSSGYFVGRAAGRHKLMPRVSPGKTVEGALGILAGNALGGGMAKLVVLPELSWAEALVIAVAAGVLGQVGDLCESMMKRTFTTKESGWLFPGHGGVLDRIDSLVFPVALLYYYVNLYR, from the coding sequence GTGCTGCGCGCTAGGCTTGCGACTGCCGGCGTCGTCATCCCGCTGCTGATCGTGGTCATTCTCTACGCTCCGCCGTGGCTGTTCGCCGCGGTGGTGGGCGGGATTGCCGCCTTCGGCGTGGTCGAGTACTTCGCCATGGCCTTCCCCGCCCAACTTGGCAATCGAGTGTTCGGCATCGCAATGGGTTGGATGTTCGTCGGCGCGATGGCGTCCGCCAGCCCCGAGTGGGTGGCCATGGCGATGGTCATCGCGTTGGTGGTGGGCCTGAGCTGGACCCTGCTGGCCCGCCCCGATTTCGAGAAAGGCCTGGCTGACCTCGGGTTCACTTTTCTCGGAGCGGCCTACGTCGGCGTGCTGTTGCCCTACTTCATCTGGCTCTGGCGTGAGCCGCAGGGGCCGTACTGGGTCATCTTCCTGCTCGCGGTCGCGATGGCCGGCGACAGCAGCGGTTACTTCGTCGGGCGCGCCGCTGGCCGGCACAAGCTGATGCCGCGGGTGAGCCCCGGAAAGACCGTTGAGGGCGCACTCGGCATTCTGGCCGGCAACGCCCTCGGCGGAGGCATGGCCAAGCTGGTTGTGCTGCCCGAGTTGAGTTGGGCCGAGGCCCTGGTGATCGCCGTGGCCGCCGGTGTACTGGGACAGGTGGGTGACCTGTGCGAGTCGATGATGAAGCGGACCTTCACCACCAAGGAGTCGGGCTGGCTCTTCCCCGGACACGGTGGGGTGCTCGATCGCATCGACAGCCTGGTGTTCCCGGTGGCGCTGCTATACTATTACGTCAACCTGTATCGTTAG
- a CDS encoding SDR family oxidoreductase has protein sequence MKDLFSIRGKVALVTGGSRGIGLMIARGFVENGAKVYISSRKQAVCDQVAGELSHYGTCLSLPADLSTEAEANRLAEELAARESALHILVNNAGANWGAPLAEFPDSAWDKVLALNLKGVFHLTRALVPLLERAAQPGDPARVINIGSIDGLRVPLLETYAYSASKAAVHHLTRVLAMRLAPQRITVNAIAPGPFESKMMAETLTRFRDAIVASCPLGRIGEPEDMAGAAIFLASRAGAYLTGAVIPVDGGISTR, from the coding sequence GTGAAAGACCTATTTTCGATTCGCGGCAAAGTGGCGCTGGTGACGGGCGGTTCGCGCGGCATCGGCCTGATGATCGCGCGCGGTTTCGTCGAGAACGGCGCCAAGGTGTACATCTCGTCGCGCAAGCAAGCGGTGTGCGACCAGGTTGCCGGCGAGCTGTCACATTACGGTACCTGCTTGTCACTACCCGCAGACTTGTCGACCGAGGCCGAAGCCAACCGGCTGGCCGAGGAGCTGGCGGCGCGGGAATCGGCGCTGCACATCCTCGTCAACAACGCCGGCGCTAACTGGGGCGCGCCGCTGGCCGAGTTTCCCGACTCGGCCTGGGACAAGGTGCTGGCGCTCAACCTGAAGGGGGTCTTTCATCTCACCCGCGCCCTGGTTCCGTTGTTGGAACGGGCGGCGCAGCCGGGTGATCCCGCACGCGTCATTAACATCGGCTCGATCGACGGCTTGCGGGTGCCGCTGCTGGAAACCTACGCCTACTCGGCCAGCAAGGCGGCCGTGCATCATCTCACGCGCGTGCTCGCCATGCGGCTGGCGCCGCAGCGCATCACGGTCAACGCCATCGCGCCGGGGCCGTTCGAGAGCAAGATGATGGCAGAGACGCTCACCCGCTTTCGCGACGCCATCGTCGCTTCCTGCCCGCTCGGCCGCATCGGCGAGCCCGAGGACATGGCCGGCGCGGCGATCTTCTTGGCCTCGCGTGCCGGCGCCTACCTCACCGGGGCGGTAATCCCCGTTGACGGCGGCATTTCGACCAGATGA